From the Alphaproteobacteria bacterium genome, the window CAAAAATTGAAAGGTTCAGCACGTGAGTTGACTGGCTTATTGGTCGAAAAGTATGCTTTCGCAAAAGATGATGCTGAAAAGAAAGTTGCTGAATTTCTTGCAAAGCATGACTTGAAGAGCGACAAAAAGGCTGATGACAAAAAAGCCGATGACAAAAAAGCTGTTGACAAAAAAGTCGACGAGAAAAAAGTTGGTTAAAGGTTAAAATTTTTCTTTAAACATTTTTATAAAGAAAAGCTATCTCAAAAAGGCAACTTCCATTTATTAGTGGGTTGCCTTTTTTTATTGAATTAAAAGTAAGCTACCAACTAATAATTATTTCACAAAATAGTATTGAAAAAATCTAAAGTTATAAATTAAATCGTCATGGTATTATAATACCATTACGATTAAAGACTTATAAACTAAAGGATTTGAGCTTGACGTGAGTCAATAAATGCTCTAGAACCATAAAATATGGTCTTTTAATTATGGATAGAATACAAATGAAAACATTTTCTATAAAACCCGCAGATGTAAAAAAGAAATGGCATCTTATTGATGCCCAAGATCTCATTCTCGGGCGCCTTGCTGTAGTTGTTGCCAACATTTTACGTGGCAAAAACAAACCAGAATATACACCACACGTAGATTGTGGCGACAATATTGTTATTGTTAACGCAGAAAAAGTAAAACTTACAGGAAATAAGCTTGAAGCTAAAAAATTCTACTGGCATACAGGCTATCCTGGGGGAATTAAGGAACGCGCTGTTGGTGCCATACTTGAAGGTAAACACCCGGAACGTGTTATTGAAAAAGCGGTTGAACGCATGATTCCTCGAGGTCCCTTAGGGCGCCAAATTATGAGTAATTTAAAAGTTTATGCTGGTACAACCCATCCACATGCAGGCCAAAACCCAGAAGTTTTGGATGTTGCGTCCCTGAATTCAAAGAATAAAAGGAGTATATAACCGTGGCACGCGACAAAATTGCTTTAGAAGATTTAAAGTCTGCTGTAAAAGATACAGCGACACCCACAAGTAAAGCTTCACAAAGTGCATCCCCAGCGGCTGCAACAGATAGTGAGCCAGTTTTACCTAAAATCGATTCCCAAGGGCGTTCATATGCAACCGGCAAGCGAAAGAATGCTATTGCCCGTGTGTGGATTAAGCCAGGTAAAGGTCAAATTATTGTTAATGGTAAAGGCAGCACTCAGTATTTTGCACGCCCCGTTCTTCAAATGATGATTGCGCAGCCTTTAGAAGTTGCAAATCGTTCGGGATTGTTTGACGTTTGGTGTACAGTTATTGGCGGTGGTTTGTCAGGTCAAGCAGGAGCTGTTCGACATGGAATTAGCAAGGCTTTGACATATTTTGAACCAGACTTGCGCCCTGTTCTTAAGCATAGTGGTTTCTTGACACGCGATAGTCGTGTTGTTGAGCGGAAAAAATATGGTCAACGCAAAGCGCGTCGTCGCTTCCAGTTCTCCAAGCGTTAATTATTGGTGTATTGGGGTATGGATTCCCCATCTACATATTAGAGGAGTTTAAGTTATGGCAAAAGCAGCAACAATTGCAATCAAAATGCTCAGTACAGCAGATACAGGTTTTTTCTATGTCGCGAAAAAGAATCCGCGTAAAAAGCCTGAGAAGTTTGAGTTTCGTAAATATGATCCTGTTGTTCGTAAGCATGTCTTATTTAAAGAAACCAAAATTAAATAAAATGATGTGACAGATATATATTATAAAAAAACCGGAGTTATCTCCGGTTTTTTTATGTTCAAAAATTCACGAAATAGTGAATTTTGTAGTGGCTAGGCGGCCCAAAATTGTACGTCATTACCAATGAGGTTGCTAATAGAAATAAATATAATGAAGGAGTTAAAGAGGAATATAAAGAAGTTTTTCGAACCACATTCACGCCAAACTTAGTATCAATTTAGAACTGAAATTTTAAGAATGGCGCGAATATGGGGCTTATTTAATGAACAGTGGAGCTAGGAAGAACATTGATAATTGAACGGTTCTTTTGTCCACGTTTAAATTCGACAAAACCTTCAATGAGAGAAAATAGGGTGTGGTCTTTACCCATACCTACATTCTTGCCAGCGTGAAACTTTGTTCCTCGTTGACGAACGATAATATTACCAGCCAAAACATGTTCTTGACCAAACTTCTTAACACCGAGTCGCCGACCTTCTGAGTCGCGGCCGTTACTTGTGCTACCACCACCTTTTTTTTGTGCCATAACTTATCTCCTTCGTGTAGATCCGGTATTATTTACCGGCTACAATTTTTTCAATCTTCAAAACGGTTAGATGCTGACGATGACCTTTTTTGCGGCGATAGTTGTGCCGACGCTTTTTCTTAAAAATGATCACCTTACGATCCCGCATTTGTTCTACGACAGTGGCTTGAACTTTTGCGCCAGTAACTGTGGGATTTCCAACGGTTACGGCTTTTCCATCACTAATCATTAGAACTTCCTCTAGATTAACAGCTGCGCCTGGCTCAGCGTCTAGCTTTTCAACCCAAAGAACATCATTTACATGGACAGTATATTGTTTACCGCCGGTTTTTATTACTGCAAACATGGGGTCACTTTCCCAAAAAATAAAGACAATAGATAGTGCTTAACATTATATCGATGTTAACCGCTTATCTATTTTGTCTATCGGTATTAGCGGTTTATGTCAAGATTTTTGTTGAAATAAGCTCATATTATTATATTACCCTGAAAAGTGAGATTAGAGCAAAATCCCATGTTAACCCTTTATCTCAATGATATAGAGTAATTCCTTATTCTTTCCACTTAATATTACAACCCATACTGGGTTTTTGATCTGGGTCAATTGGATCACCGCTTATAAGACAGTCAAGGGCCTTGCGCAGCGTTAAGCCGGTCAGATACGCCCTGTCCTTATTTGGACTAGAGTCATCCAGTTGTCCGCGGTATACGCAGCGCAGTGCGCCATCAAATACAAAGAAATCTGGTGTACACACAGCCTGATAGGCTTTTGCAACATTTTGTGTTTCATCGAAAAGGTAAGGGAAGGAGAAATCATGAGCTTTTGCCCTTTCTGTCATCTGTTGCGGCGCATCTTCCGGATAAGCTATGGGATCATTTGCACTAATCGCAACAAATGAAATTCCTTTTTCTCCATACTCATGGGCTATCTTTAATATTTGGGGGAGGACGTGTTTGACAAAAGGACAATGATTGCAAATAAACATGATTACTGTCCCCCTAGGAGACTTTAAGGCTTGTAGGGACAATGGCTGTCCCGTAATTGTATTGGTAAGTTCAAAATCATGAGCCAGAGTCCCAAGAGGAAGCATACTCGATCGTGTTATTGCCATCAATCATGACTCTATAAAAATTTCTTAAAAGTATTGATAACATAATATCAATAAAATATCTACTGTGGGGTTAAAGGATCAACTTTGAGTTCAACCCGTCCAGGTAGTAATAACCCGTTAACGTACTGCAAAAAACTACGAAGAGCTGGAAATTGTGCCAATAACGTTGCTTCGCTGCTTTGATTGCGCTCGAATACAGTTTCGAACAAAGACTTGGATTCAGGTAAGTGGCGTAAATGAACGGGGCCTTGAGGAGCAATTCCGGCTTCTTTCTTGGCAATTTCTATGGCCTTCATAACACCGCCCAACTCATCTACAAGGCCATTTTCTTTGGCTTCGATACCTGTCCATACTTGTCCTTTGGCAATTTGATGAACTTTTTCGACAGATAGATTGCGACCTTTCGCAACTTTTTCTTGGAAAACTGCATAAATTTGATCGAGATAACCATTAAATTTTTGGCGACCTTCTACTGAAAATTCCTTTCCCGTTGACCAGATTGCTGCATTATCTCCTGTGTGAATTTTCCCCCAGTGAATGCCGTAATGATCCCAAAAAGCTTGGGTGACAATTTTCCCTGCATAGACACCAATCGACCCTGTCGTGGTTGCGGGTTGCGCGACAATCTTACGAGCATTGCAGGCTATCCAATATCCCCCTGAGGCTGCATAATTTGACATAGAAACAATTACAGGCTTAACAGACTTTAGAAGTTCTACTTCTCGAGCAATGAGCTCGCAAGCAATAGGAAACCCACCACCGGAATCTATTCGCAAAATAACAGCTTTAATATTCTTATTTTTTCCAGCTTCTCTGATAGTCTTGGCAATTTCAACTGCATCCATCACACTGTCATCTGACAAGGGATTATGAGCCATTTTATTTTTCGAAATAGTTCCTTCTGCATAAATTATAGCGATCTGGTCTCCTTGAGACGGTTGTTTTATGGTGTTGGAATAAACTTCAAACTCAACGTAAGTAGGTTTGCTGCCCACTTGCTTTTCAATTTCATTTTTTACTTGGTCTTTGTAGCCAATCTCATCAATCATTTTGGCAGCGAGAGCATTGGGGAGTGTATGAGGAGCTGTATTGAGTAATTTACGAACCTCTTCAGCTTTTAAATTACGATCAGCCGCAACGTCATTGATAATTTGTGTGGTGATGCTATCAAGTAGCCGTTGCATGTTTTGTCTGTAAGGAGGAGTGAAATCGGATTCTGTGTAAGATTCAACCATACCCTTATATTCTTCACGACGACCCATTTGAGGAATAATTTTATAATCCTCGAGTATCTTTTTTGCGAAAGGAATTTCCGCAATTAAACCGTTGAAATTAAAACTCCCAATAGGCATAACCCAGATTTTTGATGAAGCTGCAGCGAGATAGTATGCTCCCGTTGCATTAGATAGTTCCCCAAAACTATCTGTATAGGTATAAACAAATTTGCCTGTGGTTTTGAACGCTTTTAGAGCATCACGTAGCTCTTGAATGGTTGCAATTCGTAAGGCGTTCCCTTCAATTTTAAGAAAAATACCTTGTACATTTGAGTTTTGAGCCGCATGATTGATGCCCGAAACAATCGTATGGAGAGAAACTGATTGTCCTTTGATAAGGGAAATAAGTCCTTTATTTTTAGGCTGCTCATCAAGGCTTTGCTCCCCAAGGGTTAAGGATATGACTTGATTAGGACTGCTCGAAGCAAAGGAAAGAGAAGGGGAACTTAACTGATAAAAGCTCCAAGACAACCCCAAAATCAGAAGAAAAGTAAAAGCACCTAAAGTTGCAAAAAGACCAAATATAAAACGCCGCATAGACTACTCCTGGGGGGTAATAACATACCTATTAAATAGACCTTATCTTTAAAAATCTTAAATATCTATTAAATATATGCTTAAAAAGCAGGGAAAACTGCTTTTTCCCTCATTTCGTATTAAACCGTAGAGATATCTGGAGCATCGACAGCTTTCATACCCACAACATGATACCCACTGTCGACATAGTGAATCTCGCCGGTTACACCGCTGGAAAGAGAACTGAGGAGATACACGCTTGCACCTCCTACGTCATCTAACGTTGTGTTACGTTTTAGGGGGGAATTGTATTGATTCCATTGCAATATATATCGAAAATCGCCAATACCTGATGAGGCGAGTGTTTTAACAGGACCGGCAGAAATGGCATTGACCCGAATGTTTTGTCCTCCTAAATCAACGGCTAAATAACGCACACTCGCTTCAAGGGCGGCTTTAGCAACGCCCATGACATTGTAATGAGGCATAACACGCTGAGCACCATGATAAGTTAAGGTGAGTAATGCGCCCCCGTCGGTCATTAAATTAGCAGCTTCACGACATGTTTCGGTAAAGGAATAACAAGATATATCGAGAGAGTTTAAGAAGTTTCTGCGTGAAGTTTCAGCGTACTTCCCTTTTAATTCTTCTTTGTCTGCAAAGGCAATAGCGTGAACGACAAAATCAATCTTACCCCATTTCTCTTTTATGGTTGAGAATGTGCGAGCAATATCGCCTTCGGTACTGACATCACAAGGGATTAAGAAATCAAAATTTAAAGATTGGGCTAAAGGGCGGACACGTTTTTCTAAAGCTTCAGATTGGAAGGTAAAAGCGATCTCGGCTCCGTGCGCAGCTAAATTCTTTGCAATACCCCAAGCTAAAGAATGATCATTGGCAAGTCCCATAATCAAGCCGCGCTTACCAGACATTAACCCTGTTTGTGATCTGACTTCGGTCATTTTTTTTCCTTAAAATTTTATCAATTATTCTTAATATAAAGATTACCTGCCTATTTATGGCCTAAAGTGTGCTGATTATTCAAGAGAATCTTCACGAGTAAATTTATCTTCATTACCCTTAAGGCTTAAGACCAATGTAAAGGTCCAAGATTACATTTTGATGGTCAGAGGCTCTTTCGTCATAAAGCTCAAAATCTGTTTGGTAGGCCCGTTGACCGCCTAGTTCTTGAGGACTCATTTGCCAAACATTTTTCCAGCTATTAATACATACGTCTGGCATCGGCCCTGGGCTGTTGGTCAATTTTAGATAATCTTGGGAAGGAATGATTAAAGTCTTAAATCCTTCCGGCACATTATCAAATGAAACCACTTCCTCTCCAATAAAGTAAGTGAAATCACCATTGAGGTCAGATTCGTATTCTGTATAAGCACAGTAAGTTGTGCCAGGCCTCTTTCGGTGAAGAATATTTTGGGCTAAGCCTTGATGAAAATATTTTTGCACAGTAGCGGCAACCTTATTCGTTTCCGGATCCGCCTTAAAGAGATGAGCATTATTTGTTCTTGTGGTTATCCCCACGAGTTTAATCTCGTTTAAGCGTTCATTGTTTTTTTGCATCTCATTAATCCTTCTTATCTATAAGTAATTTATTTTAATCGGCCCTAAAAGCTCAAAACAATATTGTTTTTGAGAATTTTATTTTGCGAGAATTCATAATATGCGGTGTTTTCTCATATTAGAGGTTGCAAACGGAGATAGTCATAAAAAAAGAGACCGGAAAACCAGTCTCTTTTCAAATTCTTAAATGAACTTCTAAATATTAGAAATTTGAACGGCTATATCCGCCGCCAGAGGAATTGCGTCCACCAGCACCACCGCGTCCACCATTTCCACCGCCGCCACCAAAGCCACGATTTTCACGTGGTTGTTGTGGACGAGCTTCAGAAACGCCAATTGCACGTCCCAAAACTTCAGTACCGTTCAATTTTTCAATTGCGTCGGTAGCTTCTTGATCTGTTGACATTTCAACGAATCCGAAACCTTTACTGCGTCCTGTATCACGATCTGTGATAACTTTTGCGGATACAACTTGGCCAACGGACCCAAACAACTCTTCTAAAGTTGAATCGGACATGGCAAAAGCCAAATTGCTAACATATAATTTTTTACTCACCTAACAAGACTCCTTTAAGTACTATTAACAGGCCGCTTAAAGAGGTCTAAGTCAGGACTTGGAACTTCTAAAGCAACATACAACTCTATTATAACAGAATTTTTATGCAAAAAGTAGGAAAAAATGTGGAAAGCCCAAAATTCACAAGAGTTAATACGTATGAATTGTTTTTTAAAAAGGAAAGAGAGTTGGCGTCCCCTACGGGATTCGAACCCGTGTTGCCGCCGTGAGAGGGCGATGTCCTAGGCCTCTAGACGAAGGGGACGTATAACATTTGCGAACGTTACTCAATTTTGCCCTAAAACGCAAGGGGAAAGGATTTAATACTCTGAAAAATGATAATAAAGGGGAATTTTCGTTCCCCTGGTCAAAACTTCCCATATTGCGTATCCTTTTTATAGATGTAGATGCATAAATTGGGGAGAAAGATTATGAGAAAACCTCCAAGCTGGCTTTTAAAGGCCTTCTTTCGTTTATCGTTAATCCTCAATTTAATATTCATTCCTTATATTTTTATGAAAGACCACATTATTAACTTTTTTCGCAATAGCCATAGCCATGACTGGATTTCTCAACCTCTAATGAATAGCTCCCTTTACAAAGCGATTTATCAGGTTGAGCGAACGAAAGGCGATAGCATATTGAAATTGTATCAATTAATGAAAGATGTGCATGAGCTCTTTGACAAGCATCATATTTTGTATTGGGCGGATGGGGGAACGCTATTGGGTGCTATTCGTCACCAGGGTATTATCCCTTGGGATGGAGATTTGGATATAAGAATTCGGTTTGAAGACGGATTTCGCTTTCAGCAGCTCATTCCTGAATTTAAAAAATTAGGATATGAGATTGATGAAGCCTATTTTGGATTTAAAATTCTCCTTGTGGAAAATAAGCAAGATCGCCTGCACAATGTGTGTTGTGATGTTTTTCTAACATCTATGCATGATGGGAAAAATATCTATTATAGTTTAGGTGCACAGGAAAGATGGCCTGTATTTATACTTGAAAGTGAATTATTGCCTTTAGCCAAATATCGATTTGGTGCGATTGAAATATGGGGACCTAAATTACCGGAGCCTTATTTAACCCGGTTATACGGGAATTGGCGCACTTTAGCTTATCAACAACAAGAAGGGCACTTAGTTGCAGGGGAAAGAAGTCGAATCCCTTTTACACCTACCGGAAAGGATCTTGAACCTGGTAAGCCTATGGGGCCTCTAGAGGATCGGGTTAAATTGTGATAAGGTCTTAAAAATCAATAAATTGTCAAATTCCCAACACGTATCTTCGATAACGGAAGTCTAGGAGGGCACTTTTGCTTCTTTTATAAGTGTTTCAAGGACTTGTGAGAAAGGCAAAACTTCTTGAGATTCACCACCCAATCGACGAACTGCTACGGTCTCATTTTCAGCCTCTCGATTTCCAATGACAAGAATAACGGGAATTTTTTGTAAGGAAAGCTCACGAATTTTATAGCTAATCTTCTCGTTTCGCAAATCCAGTTCAGCACGAATGCCATTTTCCTTCAATGTTTGGCAAAGGCGGTGGGCGTAATCGTTTGCGTCAGAGGTAATGGTAGCGACCGTTACTTGAACAGGCGTCAGCCAGAAGGGGAATTTTCCGCCACAGTGTTCAATGAAAACGCCCAAGAAACGCTCAAAAGTTCCCAATATAGCCCGATGAAGCATGACGGGGCGATGCTTCTTACCATCTTCTGCTACATACCAGGCGTCAAGTCTTTCAGGGAGAACATAGTCAACTTGAAGTGTTCCGCATTGCCAATCACGTCCTATGGCGTCTCGTAACACGAATTCGAGTTTGGGACCATAGAACGCCCCTTCACCTGGGTTTAAAGTATATTCAAGTCCTGCAGCAGTAGAGGCTTCTATAAGTGCTTGTTCCGCTAAATTCCAGAGAGAATCACTTCCCGCTCTTTTTTCTGGCCGGTCAGAAAAGCGGACTTTAACGTCTGTAAAACCAAGGTCTTTATAAATACTTTTTAACAAATCGCAGAATGATTTTGTTTCTGACACAATTTGTTCGGGTGTGCAAAATATATGAGCATCATCCTGGACGAAAGCTCTTACGCGCATTAAGCCATGCAATGATCCGGAAGGTTCATTGCGATGACATGAGCCAAATTCAGCCATGCGTAAAGGTAAATCGCGATAACTTTTAATACCTTGTTTGAATATTTGGACGTGGCCGGGACAGCTCATGGGTTTGATAGCCAAGACTTTATCTTCTGAGTCAACAGTGAACATACCTTCTCGAAATTTTTCCCAGTGACCGGATGCTTCCCATAAGGAGCGATCTAATAGTTGAGGCGTTTTGACTTCCACATAACTGTTCGATTCGAGTCGACTACGCATATATGATTCTAAACCTCTATAAAGTGTCCATCCTTTGGGATGCCAGAAAACGCTGCCTACTGCCTCTTCTTGGATATGAAACAGATCAAGGTCAGTTCCGAGGCGACGATGATCGCGCTTTTCAGCCTCTTCTAACATATGGAGATAATCTTTTAATTGCTGCTCAGTAGCCCAAGCTGTTCCGTAAACGCGTTGTAACACTGGGTTATTGTGATCTCCGCGCCAATAAGCACCGGCTAATTTCATGAGTTTAAATGCTTTGCCCAGTTTACCTGTGGAGGGAAGATGGGGGCCACGACATAAATCAACAAAATTGCCTTGACGGTAAAAACTTAAGGGTTCTTCGCCAGGTATGCTTTCAATGAGTTCTGCTTTAAAAGATTCGCCATGATCTTTAAAAAATTGAATAGCTGTTGAGCGATCCCATTCTTCTCGTGTAATCGCTTCATCTCGGTCCACAATTTGGCGCATTCGTTCATCAATCTTAATCAAATCGTCAGGTGTGAAGGGTTTTTCACGAAAAAAATCATAATAAAACCCATTCGTAATGGCGGGGCCAATTGTAATTTGAGTTTCAGGATAAAGTTCTTTCACGGCCTCGGCGAGAACATGGGCTGCATCATGACGCAACAATTCAAGACCATCTTCTTCACTACGGGTCACAATTTCAACGGTGGAGTCTGCCGGAACAGGTAAAGTTAAATCTTTTAAAACGCCATTGATGCGTACGGCAACAGCTTCTTTGGCAAGGCGAGCAGAAATAGATGCCGCAATTTCTGAGCCAGTGACGATTGCTTCGTACTGGCGTGAAGTTCCGTCTTTAAGTTTAATTGCGTGCATGAGCATTATCCTGTATTAATTTTTTCATAAGTCCTCTTTTAACCAATACCTAAATGCTTGCAAAAGTTCAAGTCATGAGGGGTTAAGAGTGAAGAGAAGTTTATGAAGTGTAAAAACAGCAAGGAATTAAGTGCTGATCTAGAAAACAATTGTGAGGAAGAATCGAGAATGTTAAAAATCAATTGAGCTTGCCTTTACCTTCAGTAACTCTAGGCAACCTTTAAGGGCCCCCTTAACATTGTCTAACTCAATATATTGATTAAAGTGAAAATTATGATGAAAAATTTTTTAATTTTATTGTTGTGCTTGATAACAATAATTTTTGGCTCAAGTTCCATTTTGGGAGCAGATGAAAGATTACAAAAAGAAAGTGAGGGCCTCCCCTCTGTTACAAATGGCTTTGATATCGAGAGGGGCAATCAAACGGATTTGAATAATTGGGTCGCTAAAAATGGGGCAGAAGTCTATCAACACTTAAATAACTATCCTAAAATTGGGTATCCGCAACAATCTCGAAACCTTCAATTTAGTACAGAATCTGAACACTGGATTGTTTACTGCCCTTTTGGCGACTCTCAAGTTGATTTTATAAAGAAAAAAGATGTGCCCGCTTCGAAGGCAATACGCTCTCTTTTGACATCGGGAGGACAATTTGATTGTCGGATTGCCCAACGGATTGTTTTTCTAGAATGTATGCGAAGGTTATTAGGCGATATAGTTTTTGATGAGTTGACTAAACAATTCGAGGCCGAACTTTCGCTGAACGAATTTGCAAAAAAGGGTGAGACAAGAAGATTACATCTATGTGGTAGCAAAGTATTAAATCCTTTTATTCGGTTGACAACCCAAGAAAATGACTCCCTCTATAAGTGTGGAATCACGGGACACTTTGGCTATATACCTAATATAGAAGACTATGCAACACTTCACCCTTATGGATTTCTGCGGGGAGACCATGGGCTCATTTCTTCTGAGGAGCAAGAAAATCTGGAAGATACACTTTATATAGGATTTGGTTCTTTTTACAAGGAAGGTGGCATACGATGGGTGGATGTTGTTAGCCGTTTTAAAAAAGAAACCCTCACACTATCATCTTTTGAGAGTTCTACTGCGAGTGAAAATCAAGTTCCATCTTCCCGGCGGGCAATTTATGAGGAAACTATAAAAGAATTACGCGCTTCAGAGGTGCAAGAGAAAATGAATATTATTGAAAATTTACAATTTACTTACGAGGAAAAACTTAAACAACGTCAAATAGATTTTAAGGAAAGTTCAGCATCTTATTTTATTAATATAAAGTTTTTGCAAGCCTTATTAAGGTAAATATAAGAGTCGGTTAGAGAG encodes:
- the sppA gene encoding signal peptide peptidase SppA, which gives rise to MRRFIFGLFATLGAFTFLLILGLSWSFYQLSSPSLSFASSSPNQVISLTLGEQSLDEQPKNKGLISLIKGQSVSLHTIVSGINHAAQNSNVQGIFLKIEGNALRIATIQELRDALKAFKTTGKFVYTYTDSFGELSNATGAYYLAAASSKIWVMPIGSFNFNGLIAEIPFAKKILEDYKIIPQMGRREEYKGMVESYTESDFTPPYRQNMQRLLDSITTQIINDVAADRNLKAEEVRKLLNTAPHTLPNALAAKMIDEIGYKDQVKNEIEKQVGSKPTYVEFEVYSNTIKQPSQGDQIAIIYAEGTISKNKMAHNPLSDDSVMDAVEIAKTIREAGKNKNIKAVILRIDSGGGFPIACELIAREVELLKSVKPVIVSMSNYAASGGYWIACNARKIVAQPATTTGSIGVYAGKIVTQAFWDHYGIHWGKIHTGDNAAIWSTGKEFSVEGRQKFNGYLDQIYAVFQEKVAKGRNLSVEKVHQIAKGQVWTGIEAKENGLVDELGGVMKAIEIAKKEAGIAPQGPVHLRHLPESKSLFETVFERNQSSEATLLAQFPALRSFLQYVNGLLLPGRVELKVDPLTPQ
- the rplM gene encoding 50S ribosomal protein L13, with translation MKTFSIKPADVKKKWHLIDAQDLILGRLAVVVANILRGKNKPEYTPHVDCGDNIVIVNAEKVKLTGNKLEAKKFYWHTGYPGGIKERAVGAILEGKHPERVIEKAVERMIPRGPLGRQIMSNLKVYAGTTHPHAGQNPEVLDVASLNSKNKRSI
- the rpmG gene encoding 50S ribosomal protein L33: MAKAATIAIKMLSTADTGFFYVAKKNPRKKPEKFEFRKYDPVVRKHVLFKETKIK
- a CDS encoding RNA-binding protein; the encoded protein is MSKKLYVSNLAFAMSDSTLEELFGSVGQVVSAKVITDRDTGRSKGFGFVEMSTDQEATDAIEKLNGTEVLGRAIGVSEARPQQPRENRGFGGGGGNGGRGGAGGRNSSGGGYSRSNF
- the rplU gene encoding 50S ribosomal protein L21, which codes for MFAVIKTGGKQYTVHVNDVLWVEKLDAEPGAAVNLEEVLMISDGKAVTVGNPTVTGAKVQATVVEQMRDRKVIIFKKKRRHNYRRKKGHRQHLTVLKIEKIVAGK
- a CDS encoding AraC family transcriptional regulator translates to MQKNNERLNEIKLVGITTRTNNAHLFKADPETNKVAATVQKYFHQGLAQNILHRKRPGTTYCAYTEYESDLNGDFTYFIGEEVVSFDNVPEGFKTLIIPSQDYLKLTNSPGPMPDVCINSWKNVWQMSPQELGGQRAYQTDFELYDERASDHQNVILDLYIGLKP
- a CDS encoding CsbD family protein, whose amino-acid sequence is MDLIEKGRWEQLKGQVQKEWGKVTDDDWQKLKGSARELTGLLVEKYAFAKDDAEKKVAEFLAKHDLKSDKKADDKKADDKKAVDKKVDEKKVG
- the rpsI gene encoding 30S ribosomal protein S9 yields the protein MARDKIALEDLKSAVKDTATPTSKASQSASPAAATDSEPVLPKIDSQGRSYATGKRKNAIARVWIKPGKGQIIVNGKGSTQYFARPVLQMMIAQPLEVANRSGLFDVWCTVIGGGLSGQAGAVRHGISKALTYFEPDLRPVLKHSGFLTRDSRVVERKKYGQRKARRRFQFSKR
- the thrS gene encoding threonine--tRNA ligase, encoding MHAIKLKDGTSRQYEAIVTGSEIAASISARLAKEAVAVRINGVLKDLTLPVPADSTVEIVTRSEEDGLELLRHDAAHVLAEAVKELYPETQITIGPAITNGFYYDFFREKPFTPDDLIKIDERMRQIVDRDEAITREEWDRSTAIQFFKDHGESFKAELIESIPGEEPLSFYRQGNFVDLCRGPHLPSTGKLGKAFKLMKLAGAYWRGDHNNPVLQRVYGTAWATEQQLKDYLHMLEEAEKRDHRRLGTDLDLFHIQEEAVGSVFWHPKGWTLYRGLESYMRSRLESNSYVEVKTPQLLDRSLWEASGHWEKFREGMFTVDSEDKVLAIKPMSCPGHVQIFKQGIKSYRDLPLRMAEFGSCHRNEPSGSLHGLMRVRAFVQDDAHIFCTPEQIVSETKSFCDLLKSIYKDLGFTDVKVRFSDRPEKRAGSDSLWNLAEQALIEASTAAGLEYTLNPGEGAFYGPKLEFVLRDAIGRDWQCGTLQVDYVLPERLDAWYVAEDGKKHRPVMLHRAILGTFERFLGVFIEHCGGKFPFWLTPVQVTVATITSDANDYAHRLCQTLKENGIRAELDLRNEKISYKIRELSLQKIPVILVIGNREAENETVAVRRLGGESQEVLPFSQVLETLIKEAKVPS
- a CDS encoding thioredoxin family protein, which produces MAITRSSMLPLGTLAHDFELTNTITGQPLSLQALKSPRGTVIMFICNHCPFVKHVLPQILKIAHEYGEKGISFVAISANDPIAYPEDAPQQMTERAKAHDFSFPYLFDETQNVAKAYQAVCTPDFFVFDGALRCVYRGQLDDSSPNKDRAYLTGLTLRKALDCLISGDPIDPDQKPSMGCNIKWKE
- a CDS encoding 50S ribosomal protein L27 — protein: MAQKKGGGSTSNGRDSEGRRLGVKKFGQEHVLAGNIIVRQRGTKFHAGKNVGMGKDHTLFSLIEGFVEFKRGQKNRSIINVLPSSTVH
- the fabI gene encoding enoyl-ACP reductase FabI encodes the protein MSGKRGLIMGLANDHSLAWGIAKNLAAHGAEIAFTFQSEALEKRVRPLAQSLNFDFLIPCDVSTEGDIARTFSTIKEKWGKIDFVVHAIAFADKEELKGKYAETSRRNFLNSLDISCYSFTETCREAANLMTDGGALLTLTYHGAQRVMPHYNVMGVAKAALEASVRYLAVDLGGQNIRVNAISAGPVKTLASSGIGDFRYILQWNQYNSPLKRNTTLDDVGGASVYLLSSLSSGVTGEIHYVDSGYHVVGMKAVDAPDISTV